A genomic window from Bradyrhizobium lupini includes:
- a CDS encoding glutathione S-transferase family protein has protein sequence MITLYGFGAGFGLPEISPFVTKTEVQLKMAGLPYRKERAMPPASPKGQLPFIDDGGEAVADSTFIRAHIERRYGFDFDAGLSLVERAQAWAFERMIEHHVYFALVGARWVDPVNFAKGPAHFFDGAPEHNREKLREDAQFRVAENYLLSGLGRHAPDDDVDLAVRSLFALSVQLGDKSYLMGNKPCGVDATAFGALAGILTPFFESALRRRAEGFPNLTAYVDRMMDSYYSEFAWTPLRQAA, from the coding sequence ATGATCACGCTTTACGGCTTTGGCGCCGGCTTCGGCCTGCCGGAAATCAGCCCCTTCGTCACCAAGACGGAGGTGCAGCTCAAGATGGCGGGATTGCCCTACCGGAAGGAGCGGGCGATGCCACCCGCATCACCCAAGGGGCAGCTGCCCTTCATCGACGATGGCGGCGAGGCGGTGGCCGATTCCACTTTCATCCGCGCCCATATCGAGCGCCGCTACGGCTTCGATTTCGACGCCGGTCTGTCGCTCGTCGAGCGCGCGCAGGCCTGGGCATTCGAACGCATGATCGAGCATCACGTTTATTTTGCGCTGGTCGGGGCGCGCTGGGTCGATCCGGTCAACTTCGCCAAGGGGCCTGCGCATTTCTTCGACGGCGCGCCGGAGCACAATCGCGAGAAGTTGCGCGAGGACGCGCAATTCCGTGTCGCCGAGAACTACCTGCTCTCCGGACTCGGCCGCCACGCGCCCGATGACGACGTCGATCTCGCCGTGCGCTCGCTGTTTGCGCTCTCGGTGCAGCTCGGCGACAAGTCCTATCTGATGGGCAACAAGCCCTGCGGCGTCGATGCCACCGCCTTCGGTGCACTCGCCGGGATCCTGACGCCGTTCTTCGAATCCGCACTGCGCCGTCGCGCCGAAGGATTTCCGAACCTCACCGCTTATGTCGACCGGATGATGGACAGTTACTATTCGGAGTTCGCCTGGACCCCGCTGCGGCAGGCGGCTTGA
- a CDS encoding YafY family protein, with product MRRADRLFQIIQVLRRTRKPLTADAIAAELETSKRTIYRDIATLIGQRVPIRGEAGMGYILEKGFDLPPLMLTPDEIEAAVLGAQWVAGHADPALARAAEDLMAKIADTVPERLRPFVLEPASRARPSWNREPDRLDMARTRTQIHEGKKIMLRYRDEQGRASERMIWPISIGYLEAVRLLAAWCELRGDFRSFRTDRVVDASYPDERYPERRDVLRAKWRQSLVWGPPKDT from the coding sequence ATGAGACGCGCCGACCGGCTGTTTCAAATCATCCAGGTGCTGAGGCGCACGCGTAAGCCGCTGACGGCGGACGCTATCGCGGCCGAGCTCGAGACCTCGAAGCGCACAATCTATCGCGACATCGCCACGCTGATCGGCCAGCGCGTGCCGATCCGTGGTGAAGCCGGCATGGGCTACATCCTGGAAAAGGGTTTTGACCTGCCGCCTTTGATGCTGACACCCGACGAAATCGAGGCGGCGGTGCTGGGCGCGCAATGGGTCGCCGGCCATGCCGATCCCGCGCTGGCGCGTGCGGCTGAAGATCTGATGGCCAAGATCGCCGACACTGTCCCTGAGCGCCTGCGTCCGTTCGTGCTGGAGCCGGCAAGCCGGGCCCGGCCGAGCTGGAACAGGGAGCCGGACCGCCTGGACATGGCTCGCACGCGCACCCAGATCCACGAAGGCAAGAAGATCATGCTGCGCTATCGCGACGAGCAGGGCCGCGCCAGCGAGCGCATGATCTGGCCGATTTCGATCGGCTATCTCGAAGCCGTGCGCCTGCTCGCGGCCTGGTGCGAGCTGCGCGGCGACTTCCGCAGCTTCCGCACCGACCGCGTGGTCGACGCGAGCTATCCCGACGAGAGATATCCTGAAAGGCGCGACGTGCTGCGCGCGAAATGGCGCCAGAGCCTGGTCTGGGGCCCGCCAAAGGACACGTGA
- a CDS encoding YkgJ family cysteine cluster protein encodes MDENAPIDLSSCCQSCGACCGYSANWPRFSIESDEELAAIPEALVNDRQSGMRCEGDRCSALQGNIGKATACGIYAVRPDVCRTCMPGDAECAMARRKFGLPVIEAAGA; translated from the coding sequence ATGGATGAGAACGCCCCCATCGACCTGTCGAGCTGTTGCCAGAGTTGCGGCGCCTGCTGCGGCTATTCGGCGAACTGGCCGCGCTTCTCGATCGAGAGCGACGAGGAGCTTGCCGCGATTCCCGAAGCGCTCGTCAACGACCGTCAGTCCGGCATGCGCTGCGAAGGCGATCGCTGTTCGGCGTTGCAGGGGAACATTGGAAAAGCGACCGCGTGCGGCATCTATGCAGTGCGGCCGGACGTGTGCCGCACCTGCATGCCGGGCGATGCCGAATGCGCGATGGCGCGACGGAAATTCGGGCTGCCGGTGATAGAGGCCGCCGGCGCATGA